A single region of the Nicotiana sylvestris chromosome 6, ASM39365v2, whole genome shotgun sequence genome encodes:
- the LOC138871183 gene encoding uncharacterized protein — translation MDTFNGNHFNLDIDLISLVLIPHIQASIRYKIKECITVVHQEHGHTITKRKAYLGRKRAFEIVHGNWDKSFADLPRYMATLQQFNPGMVVEWKLEWIPGKPEYTFNYVFWAFKPAIDGFSHCRPVISIYDTHVYGKYDIKLLIAVVVDANGQIFPLAFAICANKSQETWTPFLNHLKEHVVKQRSGICLISSWHGGILSSVGNLPAWQEPYAYHRYCVRHLKANFQKAYSNKDLHDLMWMAATDQQQHKFQRHME, via the coding sequence atggacacattcaacgggaatcactttaACTtagatattgacttgatttctcttgttctTATTCCACACATccaagcgtccataaggtataaaatcaaagagtgcattacagtaGTCCACCAGGAACATGGCCATACcattactaaaagaaaggcatatctcgggcgcaaacgagcaTTTGAAATAGTCcatggtaactgggataagtcatttgcagatcTGCCTAGGTACATGGCTACACTGCAGCAGTTTAACCCCGGGAtggttgttgaatggaagcttgagtgGATTCCAGGTAAACCAGAATATacattcaattacgtgttctgggcgtttaaaccagcaattgatggtttttcgcattgtcggcccgtaatatccatataCGACACTCATGtatatggaaagtacgatatcaagctgtTGATAGCTGTGGTagtagatgctaatggacagatatttcctctagcttttgctatttgtgccaataaaagccaagagacgtggacgccgtttttgaaccacttgaaagagcacgttgtcaaacaacgttctggtatttgtctaatatctagTTGGCacggtggtattttaagttccgTGGGgaacttgcctgcatggcaagaaccttatgcctaCCATCGTTACTGTGTTAGGCACCTTAaagccaatttccagaaggcatATTCCAACAAAGATctgcatgatttgatgtggatggcagcaacggACCAACAACAACATAAATTCCAGAGGCACATGGAATAA
- the LOC104228496 gene encoding zinc finger protein ZAT11-like codes for METSSLMWKLGGSTPCNYTLSASADAMKRSREDDSEVEAQAMANCSMLLSRLNNNTSSFECKTCNKRFSSFQALGGHRTSHKSLRSSSIDARSKSKKPKNNMHQCSICGMEFFMGQALGGHMRRHRAPVNVPVLNKSNSSKRILCLDLNLTPDDQNDDFMLWPTAPAPVLRCFI; via the exons ATGGAAACTTCATCATTAATGTGGAAACTTGGTGGAAGCACACCTTGTAACTACACTCTATCTGCTTCAGCTGATG CCATGAAGAGAAGCAGAGAAGACGATAGTGAAGTAGAAGCACAAGCCATGGCTAACTGCTCAATGCTGTTGTCTCGTTTAAACAATAACACTTCATCGTTTGAATGCAAGACATGCAACAAACGATTCTCATCTTTTCAAGCACTAGGCGGCCACAGGACGAGTCATAAATCGCTGAGATCATCATCCATAGACGCCAGAAGCAAATCCAAAAAACCAAAGAATAATATGCACCAGTGTTCTATTTGTGGGATGGAGTTCTTTATGGGGCAGGCTTTAGGTGGACATATGAGGCGTCACCGTGCCCCAGTCAATGTACCAGTTTTGAACAAGTCGAATAGTAGCAAGAGAATATTATGTCTGGATCTTAATTTAACCCCTGATGATCAGAACGATGATTTTATGTTATGGCCGACGGCACCTGCTCCTGTTTTGCGCTGCTTTATCTAA
- the LOC138871182 gene encoding serine/threonine-protein phosphatase 7 long form homolog, whose translation MDASIHPGPYSRELLVLQGDHRSAHIWEGELMSQTLRARRVDDLWDFLRHRDLHERVVHRLQDMGFYRIIEIGRIQVDWALITELIERWRPETHTFHLPIGEATITLQNIEVLYGLPVDGMPVSLPISMRFLSRDAYLDILQQLTGFRPQDEIASSGASRLTLTPIRQHLELLHPDITYDTEEGVAVLGYMYRQMCRASMGTQRDVCGFMPLLQVWAWERFLQFQPTRPQLPPTVAPLFLPLARGWVLRRTLSREYNAHHNLPLCRDVLDLLEGAQAIGLHIVYLMGLQMQDYVGDPADALQDYSRRFVELVARTLQ comes from the exons ATGGACGCgtctatacatcccggcccttaCTCTCGTGAGCTATTAGTGCTTCAGGGCGATCATAGGTCCGCCCATATATGGGAGGGAGAGTTAATGTCCCAGACTCTCCGCGCTAGGAGAGTGGACGACCTGTGGGATTTTCTGAGGCACAGAGATCTCCACGAGCGTGTAGTCCATCGCCTCCAGGATATGGGATTCTATAGGATTATTGAGATCGGGCGGATACAGGTTGATTGGGCTTTGATCACGgagttgattgagcggtggcgacctgAGACGCATACTTTTCACCTGCCCATTGGCGAGGCTACCATCACGCTGCAGAACATAGAGGTTTTATATGGCCTGCCCGTTGATGGCATGCCCGTTTCACTGCCTATTTCTATGAGATTTTTGTCGCGTGATGCTTATTTGGACATACTACAGCAACTCACAGGTTTCAGGCCACAGGACGAGATTGCATCATCGGGTGCTAGTCGGTTGACTTTGACCCCTATTAGACAACACCTGGAGCTACTCCACCCCGATATCACTTACGATACAGAGGAG GGTGTTGCTGTTCTCGGCTACATGTATAGGCAGATGTGCCGGGCAAGCATGGGCACTCAGAGAGATGTTTGTGGTTTTATGCCGCTTCTGCAG gtttgggcctgggagcggtTCTTGCAGTTTCAGCCAACACGACCACAATTACCTCCTACTGTAGCACCTCTGTTTCTCCCTCTAGCCAGGGGGTGGGTTCTCCGTCGTACACTTTCACGAGAGTAtaatgctcatcataatctccccctctgcagggatgtgttggatctgctggagggcgcacag GCTATTGGACTACACATAGTCTATCTGATGGGACTGCAGATGCAGGATTATGTCGGCGATCCTGCGGACGCCTTGCAGGATTATAGCCGTCGATTTGTAGAGTTGGTTGCCCGGACACTGCAGTGA
- the LOC104228495 gene encoding uncharacterized protein isoform X2: protein MGGGHLSDGQAVFDSSSRIEAKRTHPLFSSAAEPELFPNKKQAVNTSLGKSASELAMENSTCWETTSGLQSGACQFIDRLFGVGTPRPIDLTERSTSPGNTGNSTTREKVIDNQIGDDTLVGLSMSYTTEEPHICVSDSGIRKVKVNQVEDSANAFHSPSENNIDMSIGQVKNRVSETSFLCMGHAYGKNSECQPYNPGAISTRSIGSNVEKGHNTISIADSYTGGDSDTLFGYELVSDIDVLARPVGSYDYLHYQSSVQTSETHGDKQLDGSNANAVDISSQTSKSTHDSMPKNKIECKSAHKGAPNSFPSNVRSLVSTGMLDGVPVKYVLSPQELRGIIKGSGYLCGCQPCNYSKVLNAYEFERHAGCKTKHPNNHIYFENGKTIYQVTQELRSTPQSLLFNAIQTVTGSPINQKAFRIWKESFQAATRELQRIYGKEELNL from the exons ATG GGTGGTGGACATCTATCCGACGGACAAGCAGTTTTTGATAGCTCATCAAGAATTGAAGCAAAGCGAACTCACCCATTGTTCTCCAGTGCTGCTGAGCCGGAGTTATTTCCTAACAAGAAACAAGCTGTCAACACTTCACTCGGCAAATCAGCTTCCGAACTTGCAATGGAAAATTCCACATGTTGGGAGACTACTTCTGGTCTTCAGTCAGGAGCATGCCAATTCATTGATAGGCTGTTTGGAGTTGGTACCCCCAGGCCAATCGACTTAACTGAGAGAAGCACGTCTCCTGGTAACACAGGGAATTCAACCACAAGGGAAAAGGTGATTGACAACCAAATTGGAGATGATACATTAGTTGGTTTATCAATGTCATACACTACTGAAGAACCACATATATGCGTAAGCGATAGTGGAATCAGAAAAGTTAAAGTTAATCAGGTTGAAGATTCAGCGAATGCTTTTCATTCACCAAGTGAAAACAACATTGACATGTCTATCGGACAGGTAAAGAATAGAGTTAGTGAGACATCCTTTTTATGCATGGGTCATGCATATGGGAAGAACAGTGAATGTCAGCCCTACAATCCTGGGGCTATAAGTACTAGATCCATTGGATCCAATGTTGAGAAAGGTCACAATACTATATCAATTGCTGACTCCTATACCGGAGGGGATTCAGACACATTATTTGGATATGAATTGGTGTCTGATATTGATGTTCTGGCAAGGCCAGTTGGTAGTTATGATTATTTGCATTATCAATCGTCAGTTCAGACATCAGAAACACATGGTGACAAGCAGCTTGATGGATCAAATGCTAATGCAGTTGATATATCCTCTCAGACTTCAAAATCTACGCATGATTCCATGCCAAAAAACAAAATAGAATGTAAATCTGCACATAAAGGAGCTCCTAACAGCTTTCCATCAAATGTTAGAAGTTTGGTGTCAACAGGGATGCTTGACGGGGTACCTGTAAAATATGTCTTGTCCCCGCAG GAGCTTCGTGGTATTATAAAAGGTTCGGGCTACCTATGCGGCTGTCAACCATGTAACTATTCAAAG GTGCTTAATGCCTATGAATTTGAGCGTCATGCTGGTTGCAAGACAAAGCACCCTAACAATCACATATACTTTGAGAATGGAAAAACCATATACCAGGTGACACAGGAGCTAAGGAGCACACCACAAAGTTTGTTATTCAATGCGATTCAAACGGTGACTGGTTCCCCTATCAATCAAAAAGCTTTCCGAATTTGGAAAG AGTCATTTCAAGCTGCAACCCGAGAGCTTCAGCGAATATATGGAAAGGAGGAACTGAATCTGTAA
- the LOC104228495 gene encoding uncharacterized protein isoform X1, whose product MSFHDKDFWIPKGGGHLSDGQAVFDSSSRIEAKRTHPLFSSAAEPELFPNKKQAVNTSLGKSASELAMENSTCWETTSGLQSGACQFIDRLFGVGTPRPIDLTERSTSPGNTGNSTTREKVIDNQIGDDTLVGLSMSYTTEEPHICVSDSGIRKVKVNQVEDSANAFHSPSENNIDMSIGQVKNRVSETSFLCMGHAYGKNSECQPYNPGAISTRSIGSNVEKGHNTISIADSYTGGDSDTLFGYELVSDIDVLARPVGSYDYLHYQSSVQTSETHGDKQLDGSNANAVDISSQTSKSTHDSMPKNKIECKSAHKGAPNSFPSNVRSLVSTGMLDGVPVKYVLSPQELRGIIKGSGYLCGCQPCNYSKVLNAYEFERHAGCKTKHPNNHIYFENGKTIYQVTQELRSTPQSLLFNAIQTVTGSPINQKAFRIWKESFQAATRELQRIYGKEELNL is encoded by the exons ATG TCTTTCCATGACAAGGACTTTTGGATACCAAAGGGTGGTGGACATCTATCCGACGGACAAGCAGTTTTTGATAGCTCATCAAGAATTGAAGCAAAGCGAACTCACCCATTGTTCTCCAGTGCTGCTGAGCCGGAGTTATTTCCTAACAAGAAACAAGCTGTCAACACTTCACTCGGCAAATCAGCTTCCGAACTTGCAATGGAAAATTCCACATGTTGGGAGACTACTTCTGGTCTTCAGTCAGGAGCATGCCAATTCATTGATAGGCTGTTTGGAGTTGGTACCCCCAGGCCAATCGACTTAACTGAGAGAAGCACGTCTCCTGGTAACACAGGGAATTCAACCACAAGGGAAAAGGTGATTGACAACCAAATTGGAGATGATACATTAGTTGGTTTATCAATGTCATACACTACTGAAGAACCACATATATGCGTAAGCGATAGTGGAATCAGAAAAGTTAAAGTTAATCAGGTTGAAGATTCAGCGAATGCTTTTCATTCACCAAGTGAAAACAACATTGACATGTCTATCGGACAGGTAAAGAATAGAGTTAGTGAGACATCCTTTTTATGCATGGGTCATGCATATGGGAAGAACAGTGAATGTCAGCCCTACAATCCTGGGGCTATAAGTACTAGATCCATTGGATCCAATGTTGAGAAAGGTCACAATACTATATCAATTGCTGACTCCTATACCGGAGGGGATTCAGACACATTATTTGGATATGAATTGGTGTCTGATATTGATGTTCTGGCAAGGCCAGTTGGTAGTTATGATTATTTGCATTATCAATCGTCAGTTCAGACATCAGAAACACATGGTGACAAGCAGCTTGATGGATCAAATGCTAATGCAGTTGATATATCCTCTCAGACTTCAAAATCTACGCATGATTCCATGCCAAAAAACAAAATAGAATGTAAATCTGCACATAAAGGAGCTCCTAACAGCTTTCCATCAAATGTTAGAAGTTTGGTGTCAACAGGGATGCTTGACGGGGTACCTGTAAAATATGTCTTGTCCCCGCAG GAGCTTCGTGGTATTATAAAAGGTTCGGGCTACCTATGCGGCTGTCAACCATGTAACTATTCAAAG GTGCTTAATGCCTATGAATTTGAGCGTCATGCTGGTTGCAAGACAAAGCACCCTAACAATCACATATACTTTGAGAATGGAAAAACCATATACCAGGTGACACAGGAGCTAAGGAGCACACCACAAAGTTTGTTATTCAATGCGATTCAAACGGTGACTGGTTCCCCTATCAATCAAAAAGCTTTCCGAATTTGGAAAG AGTCATTTCAAGCTGCAACCCGAGAGCTTCAGCGAATATATGGAAAGGAGGAACTGAATCTGTAA